Proteins encoded by one window of Arachis ipaensis cultivar K30076 chromosome B04, Araip1.1, whole genome shotgun sequence:
- the LOC107639263 gene encoding glucan endo-1,3-beta-glucosidase 14: MATFIRRMPCSYILLLFLLFADIMLFGRVASFGINYGQVANNLPTPDKVLELLGTLKITRTRIYDTNPEILKAFANSEIEIIVTVENQILSQLNDPQQALQWVSNNIKPYLPDTKITGIQVGNEVYTDENPTMFQYLVPAVINIQNALSQLGISSNIQVSSPSSLAVLQESYPPSAGTFKNDITETMTQFLSFLSKTNSPFWINAYPFFAYKDNPNEIPLDYVLFNPSEGMVDPNTKLHYDNMLYAQVDAVAFAIAKLGFNDIEIRVSETGWPSKGDSDEAGATVQNAATYNRNLFRRQMENEGTPLKPRMRLEAYLFALFNEDLKPGPTSERNYGLFQPDESMAYNVGLSAFATTSNPSTSISLTSSATHNKATPPKKYQTLFYCLFLYLLTSTLCGFL, translated from the exons ATGGCAACATTTATCAGAAGAATGCCATGCAGCTATATTCTTCTGCTGTTTCTTCTCTTTGCAG ATATCATGCTTTTCGGACGCGTAGCATCGTTCGGAATCAACTACGGCCAAGTAGCCAACAATTTACCAACACCAGACAAGGTCCTTGAACTCTTAGGCACCCTAAAGATAACAAGAACAAGAATCTATGACACCAACCCTGAGATTCTGAAAGCTTTTGCCAACTCAGAAATTGAAATCATTGTAACAGTTGAGAACCAAATACTAAGCCAGTTAAATGATCCACAACAAGCACTTCAATGGGTAAGCAACAACATCAAACCCTACCTACCAGACACAAAAATCACAGGAATCCAAGTAGGCAACGAAGTTTACACAGATGAGAATCCAACAATGTTTCAGTACCTTGTTCCAGCAGTGATCAACATCCAAAATGCATTATCTCAGCTAGGCATTTCATCGAACATCCAAGTCTCATCACCAAGCTCCCTTGCAGTTCTTCAAGAATCATACCCTCCTTCAGCTGGTACCTTCAAGAATGACATAACTGAAACCATGACACAATTCTTAAGCTTCTTATCAAAAACAAATTCACCATTTTGGATCAATGCATACCCTTTCTTTGCATACAAAGACAACCCAAATGAAATCCCATTAGACTATGTTCTCTTCAATCCAAGTGAGGGAATGGTTGATCCAAACACAAAATTACACTATGACAACATGCTATATGCTCAGGTAGATGCAGTTGCATTTGCAATTGCAAAGTTAGGGTTCAATGATATTGAAATTAGGGTTTCAGAAACAGGGTGGCCTTCAAAGGGGGACAGTGATGAAGCAGGAGCAACAGTGCAGAATGCAGCAACATACAATAGGAACTTGTTTAGGAGACAAATGGAAAATGAAGGAACACCATTGAAGCCAAGGATGAGATTGGAGGCTTATTTGTTTGCATTGTTCAATGAAGATTTGAAGCCAGGACCAACTTCTGAGAGAAACTATGGATTGTTTCAACCTGATGAATCCATGGCTTATAATGTTGGCCTTTCTGCTTTTGCAACTACTTCTAATCCCTCCACTTCAATTTCTCTTACCTCCTCTGCCACTCACAATAAG GCAACACCACCAAAGAAATACCAAACCTTGTTCTACTGCCTGTTTCTGTATTTGCTGACTTCAACACTTTGTGGCTTTCTCTAG